One Miscanthus floridulus cultivar M001 chromosome 11, ASM1932011v1, whole genome shotgun sequence DNA window includes the following coding sequences:
- the LOC136491310 gene encoding uncharacterized protein — MFYGGYAYHGNSFEQTYRCYPASFFDKPHLEGGDKVIMPPSALDRLASLHIEYPMLFELHNDATQRISHCGVLEFVAEEGMIIMPYWMMQNMLLQEGDTVHVKNVTLPKGTYVKLQPHTTDFLDISNPKAILEKTLRNFSCLTTGDSIMVAYNNKQYYIDIVETKPASAVSIIETDCEVDFAPPLDYKEPEKPRQPTVPASKAPAEGGNTVVEDEPKFKPFTGSGKRLDGKASKLQASEVPSAALSAPSDSNKRGNQQISAPAASGASNYSRQKTGKVVFGSSASNNKELQKAPAKEEEPAKDEPRFQAFSGKSYSLKR; from the exons TTTTACGGGGGGTATGCTTACCATGGCAACTCGTTTGAGCAAACATACCGTTGTTACCCAGCATCCTTCTTTGATAAG CCACACCTGGAAGGTGGTGATAAAG TAATCATGCCACCGTCTGCCCTTGATCGTCTTG CTTCCTTGCACATTGAGTACCCTATGCTATTTGAGCTGCACAATGATGCAACCCAGCGGATTTCACACTGTGGTGTTTTGGAGTTTGTGGCAGAAGAAGGCATGATCATCATGCCCTATTGG ATGATGCAAAACATGCTTCTTCAAGAGGGTGATACTGTCCATGTAAAAAATGTGACTCTTCCCAAGGGTACATATGTGAAATTGCAACCTCACACAACTGATTTTCTGGATATTTCAAATCCGAAAGCCAT CTTGGAAAAAACTCTAAGAAATTTCTCCTGCTTAACCACGGGAGACAGCATCATGGTAGCCTACAACAACAAACAGTATTATATTGATATTGTTGAAACAAAGCCTGCTTCAGCAGTTAGCATTATTGAGACAGACTGTGAAGTGGACTTTGCACCTCCTCTTGATTATAAAGAACCTGAGAAACCACGGCAACCAACAGTTCCTGCAAGCAAGGCACCTGCTGAAG GTGGCAACACTGTAGTGGAGGATGAACCAAAATTCAAACCATTCACTGGTTCTGGAAAGCGGTTGGATGGAAAAGCCTCAAAACTGCAAGCATCTGAGGTTCCTTCCGCTGCACTTTCTGCACCTTCAGATTCAAACAAAAGAGGAAATCAGCAAATCTCAGCACCGGCAGCTTCAGGAGCTAGCAATTACAGTCGACAGAAAACTGGAAAGGTTGTTTTTGGTTCAAGTGCAAGCAACAATAAGGAACTACAAAAG GCTCCTGCTAAAGAGGAGGAACCCGCGAAGGATGAGCCCAGGTTTCAAGCGTTCAGTGGGAAGAGCTACTCATTGAAACGTTAG